In Cryptococcus gattii WM276 chromosome N, complete sequence, a single window of DNA contains:
- a CDS encoding L-fucose permease, putative (Similar to TIGR gene model, INSD accession AAW47213.1) → MSGTANSSPPDRHTTVFVVTLVFAVIATVFFGLRMLSKGWIVKRFTTDDWFTVAAWVYIPPDMANPQESAIYSFTIFYNLSIMTTKTAILILYVRLAAAHAFLRRASIATMVVVNVAGVMLVLLNVFRCRPVRAAFANDDGSCINLISIFLSTSPINILTDLAILLLPLPILTRLRMEFRQKVVLVATFTAGGFVTVVDVVRVVYLQNALKAGYGNNLDNPSNTVSQQNTKNYNFHISYSLMWSGIEVSVGLICCCVLVLKPLVMRVIPAILKDPNRSTITGTLPSFDFSQHHGSQSQSSRSAREFPETIGTTAGIDVVGPMEISGAAESGARNALRHQQNGEIERNDEDETFDLFDMLASDPQTSGAGAHPTHPPPRKPERQSHSTTSKIKNIFGHRHSASTDTTQEPTQVFFDFVRMGGKKPLTELTAKESRKPVIFGSILFFLWGFAYGLIGTLNARVQEIHGFSSSQTFALSCAYWIAYFVAPALVAYWVITRQGFKATFITGLAFSSVGAMAFWPSAVLGSYAGFFISNFLVALGLSTIEVAANPFIALAGPGQHSEARLNFSQSIQAIGGLISPIIASKVLFDELKADESRLFKVQWCYLAVAMFVLFTAVLFFYLPLSEAADEDLEKCKEERMSRAEMPSNPRYCGMPMRIWAFGLGIVMMWFYIGAQETLNYYWSTLSVIIRPSFDDLWGETLARAVFVAGRFSAAVLCYIGIPPRYVLAGFTVGAFITTITTIVLPISKGTYASFILIEFFESPIFPTIFAIAIRNQGRHTKLTSTMLMMAANGGAVWPAVAYVINRRHGDHSRLLLVPAAVLFGLNSAYPVLLSSAKTYRRWVDPRWSKGKPLLEKGVREEDAGHGAGYPDGDIGDLGLSPRQRTEELRLGSEGAFLSAPLTVGLGLNLFEQEEQHPWGPGDSNEKGTVAG, encoded by the exons ATGTCGGGGACAGCCAATTCATCACCTCCCGACAGGCATACAACTGTATTCGTAGTCACGCTGGTCTTTGCTGTGATCGCCACAGTGTTCTTCGGCTTGAGAATGTTGTCAAAAGGATGGATCGTAAAGCGATTCACCACGGATGATTGGTTCACTGTTGCCGCCTGGGTAT ATATTCCTCCTGACATGGCGAACCCTCAAGAGAGCGCCATATACTCGTTTACCATCTTTTACAACCTGTCAATCATGACAACCAAAACAGCGATCTTAATATTGTACGTTCGTTTGGCTGCTGCACATGCCTTTCTTCGACGAGCCTCAATCGCCACCATGGTTGTGGTGAATGTCGCAGGAGTCATGCTGGTGCTACTTAACGTATTCCGATGCAGGCCCGTACGCGCTGCTTTCGCCAATGATGATGGCTCCTGTATCAATCTTATTTCAATATTCTTATCGACATCTCCTATCAATATTCTTACCGACTTGGctatccttcttcttcctttaCCTATCTTGACCCGCCTTCGGATGGAATTTCGCCAAAAAGTCGTACTTGTCGCCACTTTCACTGCAGGCGGGTTCGTTACGGTCGTTGATGTTGTGCGCGTTGTGTACCTGCAGAATGCCCTCAAGGCAGGATACGGTAATAACCTCGACAATCCTTCAAACACTGTCTCTCAACAAAACACCAAAAACTATAATTTTCATATCAGTTATTCGTTGATGTGGTCTGGTATAGAGGTGTCTGTCGGGTTGATATGCTGTTGTGTACTGGTGCTAAAACCTCTCGTCATGCGAGTTATCCCAGCTATCTTGAAAGATCCCAACAGATCAACAATCACAGGgactcttccttctttcgATTTTTCACAACACCATGGTTCTCAAAGTCAGTCTTCTCGCTCAGCAAGGGAATTCCCTGAGACGATAGGTACGACAGCTGGCATTGATGTTGTTGGCCCAATGGAGATTTCGGGTGCTGCTGAATCGGGGGCAAGGAATGCATTGAGGCATCAGCAAAATGGAGAAATTGAAAggaatgatgaagatgagacATTCGACTTGTTTGATATGCTGGCTAGTGATCCTCAAACCTCGGGGGCCGGTGCTCACCCGAcccatcctcctccccGAAAGCCTGAAAGACAGTCACATTCGACCACCAGCAAGATCAAGAACATTTTCGGTCATCGGCATTCTGCTTCGACCGATACTACCCAAGAACCTACTCAAGTTTTCTTTGATTTTGTCCGTATGGGCGGGAAGAAGCCATTGACAGAGCTCACTGCGAAAGAATCTCGGAAGCCTGTAATCTTTG GAAGCATTTTGTTTTTTCTCTGGGGCTTTGCCTATGGCCTAATCGGAACGCTCAATGCTCGAGTACAAGAGATCCACGgcttttcctcttcccaaACATTTGCGCTCAGTTGCGCCTACTGGATTGCGTATTTCGTTGCTCCAGCTCTCGTCGCATATTGGGTAATCACTCGACAAGGCTTCAAAGCCACTTTCATAACTGGTCTTGCCTTCTCCTCCGTCGGAGCTATGGCGTTCTGGCCATCAGCTGTCCTTGGCAGCTATGCTGGATTCTTTATCAGTAATTTCCTCGTCGCTTTGGGGTTATCTACTATCGAAGTCGCTGCAAATCCTTTTATAGCTTTGGCCGGACCTGGACAGCACTCTGAAGCAAGGCTCAATTTCTCACAATCGATACAGGCTATTGGTGGATTGATTTCACCTATCATAGCCTCTAAAGTCCTCTTTGACGAACTAAAAGCTGATGAGAGCCGCTTGTTCAAAGTACAGTGGTGCTATCTGGCAGTGGCTATGTTCGTCTTGTTCACGGCAGTCCTATTTTTCTACCTGCCTTTGAGCGAAGCTGCGGATGAGGATCTGGAGAAAtgcaaagaagaaaggatGTCAAGGGCAGAGATGCCTTCAAATCCAAGGTATTGTGGAATGCCAATGCGTATCTGGGCATTCGGACTAGGGATAGTGATGATGTGGTTTTATATCGGAGCACAAGAAaccctcaattactattGGTCAACGTTGTCCGTCATCATAAGGCCCTCTTTCGACGACCTTTGGGGCGAAACTTTGGCACGTGCCGTCTTTGTTGCTGGACGTTTTTCAGCTGCGGTGTTGTGCTATATTGGAATCCCACCTCGATATGTCTTGGCTGGTTTTACTGTAGGTGCGTTCATCACCACGATTACCACGATCGTCCTACCCATTAGCAAGGGTACCTACGCAAGCTTTATCCTCATCGAGTTCTTCGAATCACCCATCTTTCCTACCATATTCGCTATCGCTATCCGTAATCAAGGACGTCACACAAAATTAACCTCCACCATGTTGATGATGGCCGCAAACGGGGGTGCGGTTTGGCCGGCTGTGGCATACGTTATCAACCGTCGTCATGGTGATCATTCTCGTCTCCTTTTGGTTCCTGCCGCTGTATTATTTGGTTTAAACTCAGCGTACCCGGTGTTACTAAGCTCGGCCAAGACGTACAGAAGATGGGTCGATCCTCGTTGGAGTAAAGGGAAGCCATTACTGGAGAAGGGGGtgagagaggaggatgcGGGCCATGGCGCTGGTTATCCTGATGGTGATATCGGGGATCTGGGATTATCGCCGAGACAGAGGACTGAGGAACTGCGGCTGGGAAGTGAAGGAGCCTTCCTGAGCGCCCCTTTGACGGTGGGGTTGGGTTTAAATCTTTTCGAACAAGAAGAGCAGCATCCATGGGGCCCAGGAGATTCGAATGAGAAAGGGACTGTTGCAGGTTGA
- a CDS encoding Hypothetical Protein (Similar to TIGR gene model, INSD accession AAW47065.1) has product MSHPNELFPRMDWYRRENCVTCNDTTPTCNCSSSEKCILSSRTCSQCPTIQCIAKSSSSGGSSVNAGAIAGPIVGALVIASLGLFWWMRRKKRRDLKRVEELAERARKAESAGFQLSPADSPAPVSAHSQPPNPHGLPLPPPSASRRSPLPPAPVNAEYYDENGATIRVYSTNGTINADPNGDPFSDRQSISTMGSGGTANIIPIQWIPPSNSEDGLSKIATRPGQSAAARALDQARQNLFKPGAAPTRPARSPDLDLRLNPPSSFDSKVLESSDTNAYRDSYLSGNSAAPSYFSGQSDLNIDAPKIVTSKQVQVGRLQQAEMVQFGGKSAQMMEVLGGSFVSESTQDGDYSFDQHPAERGIWPAPGLSPSDASFRSGRTGEAVRTLTPVSRKFDEEERLESGSTSPGDLRFSMGSLAYRDSTSTMDTSRYLTSAITVAVPTSGVSPTLLSTTSTPNTANPETRASVVSSKSYADSVLGAYPMIPPDSHHPPLPPNASFIANSNSHPHFNSTIHTSVPHSTSVDTLDRALISRPPPSYRPPPPGPRPPSSARGSTAADLLREQREKEDGEVDEREEGAEGKKKRPETQASVADSLLGSFPFVPPNVDDLAGLPSPSQGN; this is encoded by the exons ATGTCTCACCCAAACGAACTCTTCCCCAGAATGGACTGGTATCGACGAGAGAACTGCGTTACTTGCAATGACACGACACCTACTTGCAATTGCTCCTCGTCGGAAAAGTGTATTCTTTCTTCTAG AACGTGCAGCCAATGCCCTACAATCCAATGTATCGCCAAATCGTCAAGCTCGGGTGGATCAAGCGTTAACGCGGGTGCCATTGCCGGACCGATTGTAGGGGCTCTGGTGATTGCAAGTTTGGGACTGTTTTGGTGgatgagaaggaaaaag AGAAGAGATCTTAAGCGTGTTGAAGAATTGGCTGAGCGAGCACGCAAAGCCGAATCTGCAGGTTTCCAACTCTCCCCGGCGGACTCGCCAGCTCCTGTTTCCGCCCACTCTCAACCTCCCAACCCTCACGGTCTCCCTCTTCCGCCTCCCTCAGCCTCTCGTCGGTCACCATTACCCCCGGCGCCCGTCAACGCAGAATACTATGACGAAAATGGCGCGACAATCCGGGTATACTCTACAAACGGCACCATCAACGCTGATCCCAATGGTGACCCATTTTCTGACAGACAGAGCATTTCAACAATGGGAAGTGGAGGTACAGCCAATATCATTCCTATCCAATGGATCCCCCCTTCGAATTCGGAAGACGGGCTATCAAAGATAGCCACTCGGCCTGGACAGAGCGCAGCCGCCAGAGCACTTGATCAGGCGAGACAAAACCTGTTCAAACCTGGTGCTGCCCCGACCCGACCCGCACGTTCCCCTGACCTCGACCTTCGTCTCAACCCCCCAAGCTCTTTTGATTCAAAGGTTTTGGAATCTTCCGACACTAATGCTTACCGCGATTCTTACCTCTCAGGCAACTCCGCTGCCCCGTCATACTTTTCCGGTCAATCCGATCTCAATATCGACGCGCCGAAAATTGTCACGTCGAAGCAAGTACAAGTTGGAAGGTTGCAGCAAGCCGAGATGGTGCAATTCGGAGGGAAGAGTGCGCAGATGATGGAGGTGCTTGGCGGTTCATTCGTGTCGGAGTCTACCCAGGACGGAGATTATTCATTTGATCAGCACCCTGCCGAACGCGGGATATGGCCTGCACCAGGATTATCACCAAGCGATGCCTCCTTCCGATCAGGTAGGACTGGTGAGGCTGTTCGGACACTCACACCTGTGAGTCGAAAgtttgatgaagaggagagacTTGAGAGTGGTTCCACATCTCCTGGCGACTTGCGATTCTCCATGGGTAGTTTGGCATACCGTGACAGCACAAGCACCATGGATACGAGTCGGTACCTCACCTCTGCTATCACTGTTGCTGTCCCCACCTCGGGCGTATCCCCTACACTGTTATCTACCACCTCTACACCCAATACGGCCAACCCTGAAACAAGAGCGAGCGTCGTCTCATCCAAATCATACGCCGATTCAGTCCTTGGCGCTTACCCGATGATCCCTCCCGACTCTCATCACCCGCCTCTCCCGCCCAATGCCAGCTTTATCGCAAACTCCAATTCCCACCCCCACTTCAACTCTACTATACATACTAGTGTCCCACACTCGACGTCAGTCGACACTCTTGATCGAGCTCTCATCTCCCGTCCACCACCTTCGTATCGTCCTCCTCCCCCTGGTCCACGACCACCCAGCTCAGCAAGAGGATCGACAGCTGCGGATTTGCTACGTGAGCAGCgtgagaaggaagatggggaagtagatgagagggaggaaggggcggaagggaagaagaagaggccAGAGACGCAGGCAAGTGTAGCGGATAGTTTGCTGGGTAGTTTCCCGTTCGTTCCCCCGAATGTGGATGATCTCGCGGGTTTACCGTCACCATCGCAGGGGAACTGA
- a CDS encoding GTPase activator, putative (Similar to TIGR gene model, INSD accession AAW47069.1) — protein sequence MSPVPPPPAGTLVPSDDWTDDPSFDFNISGSNFTIPSSPSPSTTSSHRSSLSHSLTSSPLRQVHTSASKDGGLKLKPEEGIESFDNDFHLPTGDLPPLPSPRDKPHRARSIAASSPSPECHITRTVVGTDPKGVGTIVKLGGSRESRSVPSGGMLAEAVNARARALEYSWEADIGLDGFEKAFGEEEDKSATLKLKGGLPDLKGKRLSLSKKEFAGADVLNDFMDLDDEDQATLKAGATIKAFLPPPRTRKYDPTTLEDELEADFALPLNLTNLTLATQPASGYRRTGPRHSIASTVNSESWGSPSTSASGKKYGWGSEDSPSGKRFSETSATSISDGLAENNAKEKDELDAEEDLEDGLEFEPTFFAASRAKELNSLLDRKRRPEYAPVPSPRRDTQRTADDSFEDGLILDDPGVELSHHRLRIQKRARDRNPPPTLHKGQPQKNVVTERGKAWEKQREQGWGRNTPVPPPHGSIRERSQSGIGGFGGLGLLGLALRSHSVSTVARDSSRPSDVGVSGREKEAMRSRSGHLLDMAPPPIPMSSTPSQPPTPSASRLRHQKSHFHLAVPPQSSSLTRKQSLASLQDAMVQRQIESGSGVGSQFEQLGLPPGSSSNHSSIGAKDRDRYHNSPSRLTMPTSSSRAKIRPPVSSIFPKADLTTSTTFPATSTQNPFPPHSTMSMGSRLTPASNFATLSSPAYAMTMKMNSSRRKLYGDGTELDGIDDLRIDEDLSNWAIGNGQESGSVRSLAELGLGKPSKREHEHRLHSHGQNQGHSQTQAAGQKDKPQEEKRKKSGGTQLATRKIRRKGGGLIKHLGGADKKKVVGEMTWNPNTLRWEGNESILRDFDTISSTRPALITHYTGSSVGAGAYSSIGSTSAAVAPRIVGDMQFDPIHMKWISVLPADEDEPDPFEGMADDEDEEAGGGTIRAGAGRRFVPIGPGSGSVASSSTWSQRLASESSMSIAASSASWEDRTRPTLGVEISPELWAECKEAEERHRKEMRGWIMRPPSGSSEMRERERREEKRLWEIRTLAMRS from the exons ATGTCTCCTGTACCACCGCCCCCAGCAGGCACTTTAGTCCCTTCAGATGACTGGACAGATGATCCATCATTCGACTTCAACATTAGTGGCTCTAACTTCACGattccttcctccccaTCACCTTCAACAACGTCCTCCCACCGCTCATCACTTTCGCACTCGCTCACTTCCTCCCCGTTACGCCAGGTTCACACATCAGCAAGCAAGGATGGCGGACTAAAGTTGAAACCTGAAGAGGGAATTGAATCATTTGACAATGATTTTCATTTACCTACGGGTGATTTGCCTCCCCTCCCCTCCCCACGGGACAAGCCACATCGAGCAAGATCCATCGCCGCTTCTTCACCTTCGCCAGAGTGCCATATTACTCGGACAGTTGTGGGTACCGATCCCAAAGGTGTGGGAACAATTGTAAAACTGGGAGGATCAAGAGAGTCGCGATCTGTTCCAAGCGGCGGGATGCTAGCGGAAGCAGTGAATGCGCGAGCAAGAGCATTAGAATATTCTTGGGAGGCAGATATTGGTCTGGACGGTTTCGAAAAAGCTTttggggaagaggaagataaAAGCGCAACTCTCAAATTGAAAGGAGGCTTACCTGACTTaaaagggaagaggttgtCCTTGTCGAAGAAAGAGTTTGCAGGAGCCGACGTGTTGAATGATTTCATGGATctggatgatgaggacCAGGCTACATTGAAGGCAGGGGCAACCATCAAAGCGTTCCTTCCCCCACCAAGAACCAGAAAGTATGACCCAACCACTTTGGAAGACGAGCTTGAAGCGGACTTTGCGTTGCCACTCAATTTAACTAACCTAACTCTCGCTACGCAACCTGCATCCGGTTACCGGCGCACGGGTCCCCGACACTCGATCGCTTCAACCGTAAACAGCGAATCTTGGGGATCGCCTAGTACGTCCGCAAGTGGGAAAAAGTATGGATGGGGGTCAGAGGATTCACCGTCTGGAAAGAGATTCAGTGAAACGAGTGCGACAAGTATCAGCGATGGATTAGCCGAAAACAATGCcaaagagaaggatgagcTGGATGCAGAAGAGGATTTGGAGGATGGCTTAGAGTTTGAACCGACATTCTTTGCAGCCAGCAGAGCGAAGGAGCTCAACTCTCTTCTCGACCGCAAGCGAAGACCTGAATATGCTCCCGTCCCTTCTCCTCGCCGCGACACTCAGAGAACAGCAGACGATTCATTTGAAGATGGCCTTATTCTAGATGATCCTGGCGTCGAACTCTCGCATCACCGATTGCGCATTCAAAAAAGAGCACGGGATCGTAATCCTCCTCCGACACTGCACAAAGGACAGCCTCAAAAGAATGTGGTTACGGAAAGGGGAAAAGCTTGGGAAAAACAGCGTGAACAAGGATGGGGAAGAAATACACCTGTTCCGCCACCACATGGCTCAATCAGGGAAAGATCACAGAGCGGCATAGGAGGCTTTGGAGGCTTAGGACTCTTAGGACTGGCACTGAGAAGTCATTCAGTTTCCACTGTCGCTCGAGATTCTTCTCGTCCAAGCGATGTTGGAGTGAgtggaagagaaaaagaagcaATGCGCTCTCGGAGCGGTCACCTACTCGACATGGCTCCTCCACCTATCCCTATGTCCTCGACTCCTTCTCAGCCACCCACACCTTCGGCATCCCGGCTGCGTCACCAAAAGTCCCATTTCCATCTTGCTGTCCCGCCGCAATCATCTTCGTTAACCCGAAAACAGTCGCTGGCTAGCTTGCAGGATGCGATGGTCCAGAGACAGATTGAGTCAGGATCAGGCGTTGGATCACAATTTGAGCAGCTTGGACTGCCTCCAGGGTCGAGCTCCAATCATAGCAGTATTGGTGCAAAAGATAGGGATCGGTACCACAATTCGCCTTCAAGGTTGACCATGCCGACCTCTAGCTCTCGTGCAAAGATCCGGCCCCCTGTCTCATCAATCTTCCCTAAGGCAGATTTGACTACATCGACCACATTCCCCGCTACCTCAACCCAAAatccttttcctccacATTCAACCATGTCTATGGGAAGCCGCTTGACTCCTGCATCTAATTTCGCGACCTTATCTTCACCCGCGTACGCTatgacgatgaagatgaaCTCCTCCCGGAGAAAACTCTATGGAGATGGGACGGAGTTGGATGGTATTGATGATCTTAGGATCGATGAGGATTTGAGCAATTGGGCAATAGGTAATGGGCAAGAAAGTGGGAGTGTAAGAAGTCTGGCGGAATTGGGGCTGGGTAAACCCTCCAAGAGAG AGCATGAACATCGATTACATAGCCATGGGCAAAATCAAGGACATTCACAGACTCAGGCAGCCGGACAGAAAGATAAGCCCcaggaggagaagagaaagaagtCTGGTGGAACGCAGCTAGCGACGAGAAAGATCAGAAGGAAGGGAGGCGGGTTGATCAAACATCTTGGTGGAGCGGATAAAAAGAAGG TGGTCGGAGAAATGACATGGAATCCCAATACATTACGTTGGGAAGGCAACGAATCTATTCTTCGTGACTTTGACACCATTTCTTCCACTCGTCCCGCGCTCATCACGCATTACACCGGGTCATCCGTCGGCGCAGGCGCCTATTCATCCATAGGATCAACGTCTGCCGCTGTCGCACCTCGGATAGTCGGTGATATGCAGTTTGACCCCATCCATATGAAATGGATCAGCGTCCTCCCAGCGGATGAAGACGAGCCCGATCCATTTGAGGGGATGGCGGACGACGAAGACGAAGAGGCTGGTGGGGGCACGATACGAGCCGGCGCCGGTAGGCGGTTCGTGCCTATCGGCCCTGGGTCGGGCTCTGTCGCCTCGAGCTCAACATGGTCGCAGCGCCTGGCGAGTGAATCATCCATGTCCATCGCTGCCAGCTCTGCTTCGTGGGAAGATAGGACGCGCCCCACACTTGGTGTCGAGATATCGCCCGAGCTATGGGCAGAGTGTAAAGAAGCAGAAGAGAGGCATAGGAAGGAAATGAGAGGGTGGATCATGCGCCCGCCAAGTGGAAGTAGCGAAatgagagagagggagagaagggaagagaagaggttATGGGAGATTAGAACTCTGGCAATGAGGAGCTGA
- a CDS encoding Histone acetyltransferase, putative (Similar to TIGR gene model, INSD accession AAW47067.1): MASTMPSTSLAGKEVEKRILVLGNQYIVSQGSHPSQLATVLDVRYDRNGSVEAYVSYSGKDKRLDAWVKEKELGEEVAGPSKVLSSDNQTGSNPAPNRATSEAPESSRRAAASPSVESSPEREHATLTRVRNFEDVRFGEYLIKTWYYSPYPLPHAESSSSISHETHLSSRKRKLSDSNGQAAYNTVQPAVHRPVHGNVANDALQQPSKSQMNRTVNDMFSTGLDKESTKRRLWVCDLCFKYMRTRTGWDRHSSSCTMLQPPGRRVYQRGSYTIWEVDGAAAPLYCQNISLFGKLFIDHKSVFFHVENFLFYIICDAATSRRDQAMAFFSKEKVSYDDYNLACIVTFPPFQNRGFGKLLIEFSYYLTKHPSTRPKSLSPGTPERPLSDLGLKGYTAYWASVVLRFLRFLLKDAEPVKSTESSRKDRRMSNSQSPIKPASGRMLRARKEDLQKGEKVTVCEAVVTKMPITGHPGQYTVVLSLLEIAKACHLRIDDIAFTLLELGFLHHRRAATFPIQKLTRNGHVHGEEHHPPGITADGEGESPSGEDMIEDEDLGEWKDVEVVVSGEMIEEAWEKWRVKERGVLDENCVLL; the protein is encoded by the exons ATGGCATCGACAATGCCATCCACGTCTCTTGCTGGAAAGGAGGTTGAGAAAAGGATATTGGTCCTTGGAAATCAGTACATTGTTTCGCAAGGAAGTCATCCATCAC AGTTGGCTACTGTCCTTGATGTCCGATACGATAGAAATGGTTCCGTTGAGGCGTACGTTTCTTATTCTGGAAAGGACAAAAGGTTGGACGCTTGGGTTAAAGAGAAGGAACTCGGAGAGGAGGTTGCGGGGCCCTCTAAAGTGCTATCGAGTGATAATCAAACAGGATCAAACCCGGCGCCAAATCGAGCTACCAGTGAAGCCCCAGAAAGCTCGAGGCGCGCAGCAGCTTCGCCATCTGTGGAGTCAAGTCCTGAAAGAGAGCATGCTACACTGACGAGAGTGAGGAACTTTGAGGACGTACGTTTTGGAGAATACCTTATCAAGACTTG GTATTATTCACCTTATCCGTTACCCCACGCAGAGAGTTCTTCGTCGATTTCTCACGAGACACATTTATCATCTCGGAAACGCAAACTCTCGGACTCAAATGGCCAGGCTGCATACAATACCGTCCAGCCCGCTGTCCATCGTCCTGTCCACGGAAATGTTGCAAACGATGCGCTCCAGCAGCCCAGTAAATCGCAAATGAATAGAACAGTAAACGACATGTTTTCTACTGGACTGGATAAGGAAAGTACTAAGAGGCGCTTATGGGTATGTGAC CTTTGTTTCAAGTATATGCGCACCAGAACAGGTTGGGACAGGCATTCT AGCTCGTGTACAATGCTACAGCCGCCAGGGAGAAGAGTATATCAAAGAGGAAGTTATACGATATGGGAGGTGGATGGGGCGGCAGCCCCA TTATACTGTCAAAATATATCCCTCTTTGGGAAACTGTTCATTGATCACAAA TCTGTGTTCTTCCACGTCGAAAATTTCTTATTCTACATAATATGTGATGCCGCAACTAGTCGGCGTGATCAAGCCATGGCGTTTTTTTCAAAA GAAAAAGTCTCCTACGATGACTACAACCTCGCTTGTATAGTGACTTTCCCCCCATTCCAAAATCGGGGCTTTGGCAAACTCCTCATTGAATTCA GCTATTACCTAACCAAGCACCCATCCACACGACCCAAGTCCCTGTCGCCTGGTACACCCGAGCGCCCTCTATCCGATCTTGGCCTCAAAGGCTACACGGCGTACTGGGCATCCGTTGTCCTCCGTTTTCTACGATTCTTACTCAAAGATGCTGAACCAGTGAAATCTACTGAGTCGTCAAGGAAGGACAGGAGGATGTCAAATTCGCAATCGCCCATAAAGCCTGCTAGTGGTCGTATGCTGCGAGCGAGAAAAGAAGATCTACAAAAAGGGGAGAAGGTAACTGTATGCGAAGCTG TGGTTACGAAGATGCCGATAACAGGCCACCCCGGGCAGTACACGGTGGTTCTTTCTTTATTGGAGATAGCGAAAGCCTGTCATCTCAGGATCGACGACATAGCTTTTACTCTCTTGGAATTAGGTTTCCTTCACCACCGTCGTGCTGCTACTTTTCCTATCCAAAAACTTACCCGAAACGGTCACGTTCATGGCGAAGAACATCATCCGCCTGGAATCACAGCTGAcggagaaggagaaagtCCCTCAGGAGAAGATATGATAGAAGACGAAGATCTGGGCGAATGGAAAGACGTCGAGGTAGTCGTCAGTGGAGAAATGATAGAGGAAGCATGGGAGAAATGGAGAGTCAAAGAGCGAGGGGTCCTGGACGAGAATTGTGTTCTGTTATGA
- a CDS encoding Zinc finger protein, putative (Similar to TIGR gene model, INSD accession AAW47068.1): MCKHILNAQVAIRAPCCKKFFDCPQCHAESQDHPLRRTMEMAFLCKKCKKAFRKDMTEYEEADEYCPHCDNQYVIEAKEPQAMIGVEGEDARIDNRMLKDDRVKEKPERSLFAAQDMSNKLDRMPLFQLNPKESR, encoded by the exons ATGTG CAAACACATTCTCAACGCACAAGTTGCAATTCGCGCACCATGCTGCAAGAAGTTCTTCGAC TGCCCTCAGTGTCATGCCGAGAGTCAAGACCACCCACTGCGAAGAACCATGGAAATGGCCTTCTTGTGTAAAAAG TGCAAGAAAGCATTCAGAAAGGACATGACGGAGTATGAGGAAGCGGATGAGTATTGCCCGCATTGTGATAACCAATATGTTATTGAAGCGAAGGAGCCTCAAGCTATGATTGGAGTTGAGGGTGAAGATGCGAGGATCGATAACAG AATGCTGAAGGATGATCGAGTCAAGGAGAAACCAGAGAGGAGTTTGTTTGCAGCCCAAGACATGTCGAACAAACTCGACAGAATGCCTCTCTTCCAGCTGAACCCCAAGGAGAGTAGATAA